From a single Streptomyces misionensis genomic region:
- a CDS encoding glycosyltransferase family 2 protein: MTTPATTPDVTVTVIVYNDAARLPRAVASLRAQTHANIEIIISDDHSTDDTPTVARRLEAEDPRVRYLRLPENSGGCSAPRNRAVEIARAPYLMFLDSDDELPPDAVELLLAAHREREVDFTMGAVRRVRVDNGRRTTWMPHLVAEHRTIEGIEADPRLFFEHLSTSKMYARAFLDRHDLRFPEGIHYEDQLFSAQAYCLAKAFTIIPDPVYVWYIDPYAAAASASISNQRHKVTNVRDRVHVQRLIDDFLVESGHAGLREDKDYKFLKHDFRMYAGDLPYRDDEWLAAFADIMNPYLDTLAPGAYTRLPRPERIVLELLRSGRLADVRAAARGLGQEVAPRRVTPDAAGVPYWGDSVPDTDRGRRELSVADLELDTRPFPTAQFRHEITELTRGNGASLTLAIRTYDPGLRLPVGPQRAGLILSPGGRRMTVPFRLDPVSPGVFEGSVRLDLAAAQLPLQGFEGIRHPLVRLNQQGLWNSGVLLAPLDFPAATARVDYRSGATPHEVTVEPEGRNPGRLQLRWRPVGATATVIRPVLRKIARPRVRKAAKLVASVLK, encoded by the coding sequence ATGACGACCCCGGCCACGACCCCCGACGTCACGGTCACCGTCATCGTCTACAACGACGCGGCCCGCCTGCCCCGGGCGGTCGCCTCGCTGCGCGCGCAGACGCACGCCAACATCGAGATCATCATCAGCGACGACCACTCCACCGACGACACGCCGACCGTGGCGCGCCGTCTGGAGGCCGAGGACCCCCGCGTCCGCTACCTGCGGCTGCCGGAGAACAGCGGCGGGTGCAGCGCGCCGCGCAACCGGGCCGTCGAGATCGCCCGCGCGCCGTATCTGATGTTCCTCGACAGCGACGACGAACTCCCGCCCGACGCCGTGGAACTGCTGCTGGCCGCGCACCGCGAGCGCGAGGTCGACTTCACCATGGGCGCGGTGCGCCGGGTCCGCGTGGACAACGGCCGCCGTACGACGTGGATGCCGCACCTGGTCGCCGAGCACCGCACGATCGAGGGCATCGAGGCGGACCCGCGGCTGTTCTTCGAGCACCTGTCGACCAGCAAGATGTACGCGCGCGCCTTCCTGGACCGGCACGACCTGCGCTTCCCCGAGGGCATCCACTACGAGGACCAGCTGTTCTCGGCGCAGGCGTACTGCCTGGCCAAGGCGTTCACGATCATCCCGGACCCGGTGTACGTCTGGTACATCGACCCGTACGCGGCGGCCGCCTCGGCGTCCATCTCCAACCAGCGGCACAAGGTCACCAACGTCCGCGACCGGGTGCACGTCCAGCGGCTCATCGACGACTTCCTGGTGGAGAGCGGGCACGCGGGGCTGCGGGAGGACAAGGACTACAAGTTCCTCAAGCACGACTTCCGGATGTACGCGGGCGACCTGCCCTACCGGGACGACGAGTGGCTGGCCGCGTTCGCGGACATCATGAACCCGTACCTGGACACCCTGGCCCCCGGCGCCTACACCAGGCTGCCCCGGCCCGAGCGGATCGTCCTCGAACTGCTGCGCTCGGGCCGCCTCGCCGACGTCCGGGCGGCGGCGCGCGGACTCGGCCAGGAGGTGGCGCCGCGCCGGGTCACCCCGGACGCGGCGGGTGTGCCGTACTGGGGCGACAGCGTCCCGGACACGGACCGGGGCCGCCGTGAACTGTCCGTCGCCGACCTGGAGTTGGACACGCGTCCGTTCCCGACGGCGCAGTTCCGCCACGAGATCACCGAACTGACCCGCGGCAACGGGGCCTCGCTCACGCTGGCCATCCGCACGTACGACCCCGGGCTGCGGCTCCCCGTGGGGCCCCAGCGGGCCGGTCTGATCCTCTCCCCCGGCGGGCGCCGGATGACGGTGCCCTTCCGGCTGGACCCGGTCAGCCCCGGCGTCTTCGAGGGCAGCGTCCGGCTGGACCTCGCCGCCGCACAGCTCCCCCTCCAGGGCTTCGAGGGCATCCGCCACCCCCTGGTCCGGCTGAACCAGCAGGGCCTGTGGAACTCCGGCGTCCTGCTGGCCCCGCTGGACTTCCCCGCGGCCACGGCCCGCGTCGACTACCGCTCCGGTGCGACGCCGCACGAGGTCACGGTGGAGCCGGAGGGCCGCAACCCCGGCCGTCTCCAGCTCCGCTGGCGCCCGGTGGGCGCGACGGCCACGGTGATCCGGCCGGTGCTGCGCAAGATCGCCCGCCCCAGGGTCCGCAAGGCGGCGAAGCTGGTGGCGAGCGTCCTGAAGTAG
- a CDS encoding NAD-glutamate dehydrogenase: MQTKLDEAKAELLERAARVAENSPVGGHLPTGTTGEGAPDTPDSESTLAFLQRYYLHTAPEDLADRDPVDAFGAAVSHYRLAENRPQGTANVRVHTPTVEENGWTCSHTVVEVVTDDMPFLVDSVTNELTRGGRGIHVVIHPQFVVRRDLTGKLLEVLPTPPTSAGDLPHDAHVESWIHVEIDRETDRADLKQIAADLLRVLSDVREAVEDWEKMREAATRIAGELETEPVPADMPRPEVEEARELLRWLSSDHFTFLGYREYELRGDDTLAAVPGTGLGILRSDPQHAEDDQHPVSPSFERLSADARAKAREHKLLVLTKANSRATVHRPSYLDYIGVKKFDKDGNVVGERRFLGLFSSAAYTESVRRVPVIRRKVAEVLDRAGFSPNSHDGRDLLQILETYPRDELFQTPAAELQSIATSVLYLQERRRLRLYLRQDEYGRYYSALVYLPRDRYTTGVRLRIIDILKEELGGTSVDFTAWNTESILSRLHFVVRVPQGTELPELSDADKERIETRLVEAARSWADGFAEALNAECGEERAAELLRRYTNAFPEGYKADHSPRAAVADLVHLERLTRDRGNDFALSLYEPVGAAPDERRFKIYRTGEAVSLSAVLPVLQRIGVEVVDERPYELRCSDRTTAWIYDFGLRIPTLGGAGGDLLGDDGRERFQEAFAATWTGRAENDGFNALVLSAGLNWREAMVLRAYAKYLRQAGSTFSQDYMEDTLRNNVHTTRLLVSLFEARMSPERQGAGLELTDALLEELDAALDQVASLDEDRILRSFLTVIKATLRTNFFQRRADGSPHDYVSMKFDPQAIPDLPAPRPAFEIWVYSPRVEGVHLRFGKVARGGLRWSDRREDFRTEILGLVKAQMVKNTVIVPVGAKGGFVAKQLPDPAKDRDAWLAEGVASYKTFISALLDITDNMVGGEVVPPKDVVRHDGDDTYLVVAADKGTATFSDIANGVAEKYNFWLGDAFASGGSAGYDHKGMGITARGAWESVKRHFRELGVDTQSEDFTVVGIGDMSGDVFGNGMLLSEHIRLVAAFDHRHIFIDPNPDAETSYAERRRLFELPRSSWADYNKELLSAGGGIFPRSAKSIQLNAHIREALGIEDKVAKMTPADLMKTILKAPVDLLWNGGIGTYVKSSAESNADVGDKANDAIRVDGADLRVKVVGEGGNLGLTQLGRIEFAAQGGKINTDAIDNSAGVDTSDHEVNIKILLNGLVADGDMTVKQRNKLLAEMTDEVGALVLRNNYAQNTALANALFQAKDMLHAQQRFIRHLVREGHLDRALEFLPTDRQIRERLTQGQGLTGPETAVVLAYTKITVAEELLHTSLPDDPYLRTLLHAYFPTALRERFAEAVDNHPLRREITTTVLVNDTVNTGGTTYLHRLREETGASLEEIVRAQTAARAIFCSAPVWDAVEALDNRVDADVQTRIRLHSRRLVERGTRWLLNNRPQPIQLAETVEFFAERVEQVWQQLPKLVRGADLEWYQHVYDELSAAGVPDELAARVAGFSSAFPALDIVSVADRMGKEPLDVAEVYYDLADRLGISQLMDRIIELPRNDRWQSMARASIREDLYAAHAALTADVLTAGNGTSTPEQRFGEWEQRNAPILSRARTTLEEIRSSDSFDLANLSVAMRTMRTLLRTHS; the protein is encoded by the coding sequence ATGCAGACCAAGCTGGACGAAGCCAAGGCCGAGCTGCTCGAGAGGGCCGCCCGGGTAGCTGAGAACAGCCCGGTCGGGGGGCACCTACCGACCGGGACGACGGGGGAGGGTGCCCCGGACACCCCGGACAGCGAGTCCACCCTCGCCTTCCTCCAGCGCTACTACCTGCACACGGCACCGGAAGACCTCGCCGACCGCGACCCGGTCGACGCCTTCGGCGCCGCGGTCTCGCACTACCGTCTCGCCGAGAACCGCCCCCAGGGCACCGCGAACGTCCGGGTGCACACCCCGACGGTCGAGGAGAACGGCTGGACGTGCAGCCACACGGTCGTCGAGGTCGTGACCGACGACATGCCGTTCCTGGTGGACTCCGTCACCAACGAGCTGACGCGCGGCGGACGCGGCATCCACGTCGTGATCCACCCCCAGTTCGTGGTCCGCCGCGACCTCACCGGCAAGCTGCTGGAGGTCCTGCCGACCCCGCCCACCTCCGCCGGTGACCTGCCGCACGACGCGCACGTCGAGTCCTGGATCCACGTCGAGATCGACCGGGAGACCGACCGCGCCGACCTCAAGCAGATCGCCGCCGACCTGCTGCGCGTGCTGTCCGACGTCCGGGAGGCCGTCGAGGACTGGGAGAAGATGCGCGAGGCGGCGACCCGGATCGCCGGCGAGCTGGAGACCGAGCCGGTCCCCGCCGACATGCCGCGGCCGGAGGTCGAGGAGGCCCGCGAGCTGCTGCGCTGGCTCTCCTCCGACCACTTCACCTTCCTGGGCTACCGCGAGTACGAGCTGCGCGGGGACGACACCCTGGCCGCCGTGCCCGGCACCGGCCTCGGCATCCTGCGCTCCGACCCGCAGCACGCGGAGGACGACCAGCACCCGGTCAGCCCCTCCTTCGAGCGGCTGTCGGCCGACGCGCGCGCCAAGGCCCGCGAGCACAAGCTGCTGGTGCTGACCAAGGCGAACAGCCGGGCCACCGTGCACCGGCCGTCGTACCTGGACTACATCGGCGTCAAGAAGTTCGACAAGGACGGCAACGTCGTCGGCGAGCGGCGCTTCCTCGGCCTGTTCTCCTCGGCCGCGTACACCGAGTCGGTGCGCCGGGTGCCCGTCATCCGCCGCAAGGTGGCCGAGGTGCTGGACCGCGCCGGGTTCTCGCCCAACAGCCACGACGGCCGCGACCTGCTCCAGATCCTGGAGACCTACCCGCGCGACGAGCTGTTCCAGACGCCGGCCGCCGAGCTCCAGTCCATCGCCACCAGCGTGCTCTACCTCCAGGAGCGGCGCCGGCTGCGGCTCTACCTGCGCCAGGACGAGTACGGCCGCTACTACTCGGCCCTCGTCTACCTGCCGCGCGACCGCTACACCACCGGTGTGCGCCTGCGGATCATCGACATCCTGAAGGAGGAGCTGGGCGGCACCAGCGTCGACTTCACCGCCTGGAACACCGAGTCGATCCTGTCCCGGCTGCACTTCGTCGTGCGCGTCCCGCAGGGCACCGAGCTGCCCGAGCTGTCCGACGCCGACAAGGAGCGCATCGAGACCCGCCTGGTCGAGGCCGCCCGCTCCTGGGCGGACGGGTTCGCCGAGGCGCTCAACGCCGAGTGCGGCGAGGAGCGCGCCGCCGAGCTGCTGCGCCGCTACACCAACGCCTTCCCCGAGGGCTACAAGGCCGACCACAGCCCCCGCGCGGCCGTCGCCGACCTGGTGCACCTGGAGCGGCTCACCCGCGACAGGGGCAACGACTTCGCGCTGAGCCTGTACGAGCCGGTGGGCGCCGCCCCCGACGAGCGCCGCTTCAAGATCTACCGCACCGGCGAGGCCGTCTCGCTGTCCGCGGTGCTGCCGGTGCTCCAGCGCATCGGCGTCGAGGTCGTCGACGAGCGGCCGTACGAGCTGCGCTGCTCGGACCGCACCACCGCCTGGATCTACGACTTCGGCCTGCGCATCCCGACGCTCGGCGGCGCGGGCGGCGACCTGCTGGGCGACGACGGCCGCGAGCGCTTCCAGGAGGCGTTCGCCGCCACCTGGACCGGCCGCGCGGAGAACGACGGCTTCAACGCCCTCGTGCTCAGCGCCGGGCTGAACTGGCGCGAGGCCATGGTGCTGCGCGCCTACGCCAAGTACCTGCGCCAGGCCGGTTCGACCTTCTCGCAGGACTACATGGAGGACACCCTCCGCAACAACGTCCACACCACCCGCCTGCTCGTCTCCCTCTTCGAGGCGCGGATGTCGCCGGAGCGGCAGGGGGCCGGCCTGGAGCTGACGGACGCACTGCTGGAGGAGCTGGACGCGGCGCTGGACCAGGTGGCGAGCCTGGACGAGGACCGCATCCTGCGCTCCTTCCTGACCGTCATCAAGGCGACCCTGCGCACCAACTTCTTCCAGCGGCGCGCCGACGGCAGCCCGCACGACTACGTGTCGATGAAGTTCGACCCGCAGGCCATCCCGGACCTGCCCGCGCCGCGCCCGGCGTTCGAGATCTGGGTGTACTCGCCGCGCGTCGAGGGCGTGCACCTGCGCTTCGGCAAGGTCGCGCGCGGTGGTCTGCGCTGGTCCGACCGGCGCGAGGACTTCCGCACCGAGATCCTGGGCCTGGTCAAGGCGCAGATGGTGAAGAACACCGTCATCGTGCCGGTGGGCGCCAAGGGCGGCTTCGTCGCCAAGCAGCTGCCGGACCCGGCCAAGGACCGCGACGCCTGGCTGGCCGAGGGTGTCGCCAGCTACAAGACCTTCATCTCGGCGCTGCTGGACATCACCGACAACATGGTCGGCGGCGAGGTCGTCCCGCCCAAGGACGTGGTCCGGCACGACGGCGACGACACCTACCTGGTCGTCGCGGCCGACAAGGGCACCGCCACCTTCTCCGACATCGCCAACGGGGTCGCCGAGAAGTACAACTTCTGGCTCGGCGACGCCTTCGCCTCCGGCGGCTCGGCGGGCTACGACCACAAGGGCATGGGCATCACCGCGCGCGGCGCGTGGGAGTCCGTCAAGCGGCACTTCCGCGAGCTGGGCGTGGACACCCAGTCCGAGGACTTCACGGTCGTCGGCATCGGCGACATGTCCGGTGACGTGTTCGGCAACGGCATGCTGCTGTCCGAGCACATCCGCCTGGTCGCCGCCTTCGACCACCGGCACATCTTCATCGACCCGAACCCGGACGCGGAGACCTCGTACGCCGAGCGCCGCCGCCTGTTCGAGCTGCCCCGTTCCAGCTGGGCGGACTACAACAAGGAGCTGCTGTCGGCGGGCGGCGGGATCTTCCCGCGCAGCGCCAAGTCGATCCAGCTCAACGCGCACATCCGCGAGGCCCTCGGCATCGAGGACAAGGTCGCCAAGATGACCCCGGCCGACCTGATGAAGACGATCCTCAAGGCGCCGGTCGACCTGCTGTGGAACGGCGGCATCGGCACCTATGTGAAGTCCTCCGCGGAGTCCAACGCGGACGTCGGCGACAAGGCCAACGACGCCATCCGCGTCGACGGCGCCGACCTGCGGGTCAAGGTCGTCGGCGAGGGCGGCAACCTGGGTCTGACCCAGCTCGGCCGGATCGAGTTCGCCGCACAGGGCGGCAAGATCAACACCGACGCGATCGACAACAGCGCCGGCGTGGACACCTCCGACCACGAGGTGAACATCAAGATCCTGCTGAACGGGCTGGTCGCGGACGGCGACATGACCGTCAAGCAGCGCAACAAGCTGCTCGCGGAGATGACCGACGAGGTCGGCGCGCTGGTCCTGCGCAACAACTACGCGCAGAACACCGCGCTCGCCAACGCGCTGTTCCAGGCCAAGGACATGCTCCACGCCCAGCAGCGGTTCATCCGCCACCTGGTGCGCGAGGGCCACCTGGACCGGGCCCTGGAGTTCCTGCCGACCGACCGCCAGATCCGCGAGCGCCTCACCCAGGGCCAGGGCCTGACCGGCCCGGAGACGGCCGTGGTGCTGGCGTACACGAAGATCACGGTCGCCGAGGAGCTGCTGCACACCTCGCTGCCGGACGACCCGTACCTGCGCACCCTGCTGCACGCGTACTTCCCGACCGCGCTGCGCGAGCGGTTCGCGGAGGCCGTCGACAACCACCCGCTGCGCCGCGAGATCACCACCACGGTGCTGGTCAACGACACGGTCAACACGGGCGGTACGACGTATCTGCACCGGCTGCGCGAGGAGACCGGCGCCTCCCTGGAGGAGATCGTCCGCGCCCAGACCGCGGCCCGCGCGATCTTCTGCTCGGCCCCGGTGTGGGACGCGGTGGAGGCCCTGGACAACCGGGTCGACGCGGACGTGCAGACCCGGATCCGGCTGCACTCGCGGCGCCTGGTCGAGCGCGGCACCCGCTGGCTGCTCAACAACCGCCCGCAGCCGATCCAGCTCGCCGAGACGGTGGAGTTCTTCGCCGAGCGCGTCGAGCAGGTCTGGCAGCAGCTGCCCAAGCTGGTGCGCGGCGCGGACCTGGAGTGGTACCAGCACGTGTACGACGAGCTGTCCGCGGCCGGCGTCCCGGACGAACTGGCCGCCCGCGTGGCCGGGTTCTCCTCCGCCTTCCCGGCGCTCGACATCGTCTCGGTGGCCGACCGGATGGGCAAGGAGCCGCTGGACGTCGCCGAGGTCTACTACGACCTCGCCGACCGCCTCGGCATCAGCCAGCTGATGGACCGCATCATCGAGCTGCCGCGCAACGACCGCTGGCAGTCCATGGCCCGCGCCTCCATCCGCGAGGACCTGTACGCGGCCCACGCGGCGCTCACCGCGGACGTGCTCACGGCGGGCAACGGCACCTCGACGCCGGAGCAGCGCTTCGGGGAGTGGGAGCAGCGCAACGCCCCCATCCTGAGCCGGGCGCGCACCACCCTGGAGGAGATCCGCAGCTCGGACTCCTTCGACCTCGCCAACCTGTCGGTGGCGATGCGGACGATGCGGACGCTGCTGCGCACGCACTCGTAG
- a CDS encoding DJ-1/PfpI family protein gives MPAKILIVTGDAAESLEVLYPYQRLREEGYGVDIAAPSRKTLRFVVHDFEPGYDTYTEKPGYTWPADLSFAEVDPGEYVALVIPGGRAPEYLRNDPELRKILKAFFDADKPVAQICHGPLLTAAIDTLRGRRVTAYPALEPDMQAAGASFQDTETVTDGTLVSARAWPDHPGWMREFLKVLRAKAPVN, from the coding sequence ATGCCCGCGAAGATCCTCATCGTCACCGGTGACGCAGCGGAGTCCCTGGAAGTCCTCTATCCCTACCAGCGGCTGCGCGAGGAGGGCTACGGCGTCGACATCGCGGCCCCCTCCCGAAAGACGCTCCGCTTCGTCGTGCACGACTTCGAGCCCGGCTACGACACCTACACCGAGAAGCCCGGCTACACCTGGCCCGCCGACCTCTCCTTCGCCGAGGTGGACCCCGGGGAGTACGTCGCGCTGGTGATCCCCGGCGGGCGGGCCCCCGAGTACCTGCGCAACGATCCCGAACTGCGCAAGATCCTGAAGGCCTTCTTCGACGCGGACAAGCCGGTCGCCCAGATCTGCCACGGCCCGCTGCTCACCGCCGCGATCGACACCCTGCGCGGCCGGCGCGTCACGGCCTACCCGGCGCTGGAGCCCGACATGCAGGCGGCCGGCGCGAGCTTCCAGGACACGGAGACGGTGACCGACGGCACGCTGGTCTCGGCGCGGGCCTGGCCGGATCACCCCGGCTGGATGCGGGAGTTCCTCAAGGTGCTGCGCGCCAAGGCCCCGGTGAACTGA
- a CDS encoding Rv3235 family protein, whose protein sequence is MNKVMSRTPHPRPRPRHRPPTRHDTRRPAGAPPRTPARRAAPPQPPRTVPGEAAGRSRPTDVFADRLLAVLSGQRPVHWMLRHTAGRAYDDLARLAARRPLRARGTRPVVRDIGYYVAGEGALEVFARIAAGDQLRALAFRLELGQDLRWRCTAVETGPQGRAVTP, encoded by the coding sequence ATGAACAAGGTCATGAGCCGCACCCCTCACCCGCGTCCGCGCCCCCGCCACCGCCCGCCGACCCGCCACGACACCCGCCGGCCCGCCGGCGCCCCGCCCCGCACCCCCGCGAGGCGCGCGGCGCCCCCGCAGCCGCCCCGTACGGTCCCCGGTGAGGCCGCCGGGCGGTCTCGCCCCACCGATGTGTTCGCGGACCGTCTGCTGGCCGTCCTGAGCGGTCAGCGCCCCGTGCACTGGATGCTCCGCCACACGGCCGGCCGCGCCTACGACGACCTGGCCCGCCTCGCCGCCCGCCGCCCGCTGCGCGCCCGCGGCACCCGCCCGGTCGTCCGGGACATCGGCTACTACGTCGCCGGTGAGGGCGCCCTGGAGGTCTTCGCCCGCATCGCCGCCGGTGACCAGCTCCGCGCCCTGGCCTTCCGGCTGGAACTCGGCCAGGACCTGCGCTGGCGCTGCACCGCCGTGGAGACCGGCCCCCAAGGCCGGGCGGTCACCCCCTGA
- a CDS encoding DUF6912 family protein: protein MRVYVPLTLPGLAEAHRTGELGAGPFLAYAVTPALREWYLSDDIEELEYAALGRAALASLRLLAADADAPRRRVVVAVDVADGAATVDPDRGLDPAALGEVTVKVTVPLAKAAAVHVDADDAEQDVTAAARALAAADGGDDDAQFVVDGADDHELLWFATQEIPNLVGRR from the coding sequence ATGCGCGTCTACGTCCCCCTGACCCTCCCCGGCCTCGCCGAGGCGCACCGGACGGGTGAGCTCGGGGCCGGCCCCTTCCTCGCCTACGCCGTCACGCCCGCGCTGCGCGAGTGGTACCTCTCCGACGACATCGAGGAGCTGGAGTACGCCGCGCTCGGCCGGGCCGCGCTGGCCTCCCTGCGGCTCCTCGCGGCCGACGCCGACGCGCCCCGGCGCCGGGTCGTGGTGGCCGTGGACGTCGCCGACGGCGCCGCCACCGTCGACCCGGACCGCGGGCTCGACCCGGCCGCGCTGGGCGAGGTGACCGTGAAGGTGACCGTGCCGCTCGCCAAGGCGGCGGCGGTCCACGTCGACGCCGACGACGCGGAGCAGGACGTGACCGCGGCGGCGCGGGCGCTGGCGGCGGCGGACGGCGGGGACGACGACGCGCAGTTCGTGGTGGACGGCGCCGACGACCACGAGCTGCTGTGGTTCGCCACGCAGGAGATCCCCAACCTCGTCGGACGGCGCTGA
- a CDS encoding HAD family hydrolase → MGKQASAHIVWDWNGTLFHDNEAIIGATNAAFAELGLAPITLEQYRALYCVPVPKFYERLMGRLPTDSEWQLMDGVFQRCYTERRARCALTDGAAELLLGWRSAGHSQSLLSMYGHEELVPLVRGFGIEEHFVRVDGRTGPSGGSKAEHMVRHLSRLAGSVDPGRTVVIGDAADDAVAARHVGAGAVLYTGGSHSRASLEEVGVPVVDTLAEAVEVAQRIAA, encoded by the coding sequence ATGGGGAAGCAGGCAAGCGCGCACATCGTCTGGGACTGGAACGGCACGCTCTTCCACGACAACGAGGCGATCATCGGGGCGACCAACGCCGCGTTCGCGGAGCTGGGGCTGGCGCCGATCACGCTGGAGCAGTACCGGGCGCTGTACTGCGTGCCCGTGCCGAAGTTCTACGAGCGGCTGATGGGGCGGCTGCCGACCGACTCCGAGTGGCAGCTGATGGACGGCGTCTTCCAGCGGTGCTACACGGAGCGGCGGGCGCGGTGCGCGCTGACCGACGGCGCGGCCGAGCTGCTGCTGGGGTGGCGGTCGGCGGGCCACAGCCAGTCGCTGCTGAGCATGTACGGGCACGAGGAACTGGTGCCGCTCGTGCGGGGGTTCGGGATCGAGGAGCACTTCGTCCGGGTGGACGGGCGCACCGGCCCGTCCGGCGGGAGCAAGGCGGAGCACATGGTGCGCCACCTGTCCCGGCTGGCGGGGTCGGTCGACCCGGGGCGGACGGTGGTGATCGGGGACGCGGCGGACGACGCGGTCGCGGCGCGGCACGTCGGCGCCGGGGCCGTGCTGTACACCGGGGGCTCGCACAGCAGAGCCAGCCTGGAGGAGGTCGGCGTGCCCGTGGTGGACACGCTGGCGGAGGCCGTCGAGGTGGCGCAGCGCATAGCCGCCTGA